One stretch of Streptomyces hygroscopicus DNA includes these proteins:
- a CDS encoding signal peptide protein, which translates to MRRVATLFSALTLATLGWTAGTAAHAAPSAEGAGTSVSAEEQRAAARFWTTDRLRAAQDVTALPAARTAKLATAPPTTGERVSVPPLPGPVASTSAPSTRATSPTAWTGGGLISTTAGKVFFQNDSGGTFACSATVANSDNRSVVLTAGHCVVDAATGTGYRNWVFIPGYNNGNRPYGTFSARSLFWEPQYVSTRGNANWDYAFAVMNTLNGRTLAETVGAQGIAFNSQTGRHVHSFGYGGSAAEGNGERLNHCEGNEFADAGRPGSTMWGIDCVQTGGSSGGGFLADFSGGGGYLIGNISVSAGANEYHPTLGNEALDLYRRAGAA; encoded by the coding sequence ATGAGACGTGTCGCCACCTTATTCAGCGCCCTCACTCTCGCCACCCTCGGCTGGACCGCCGGAACCGCCGCCCACGCGGCCCCCTCCGCCGAGGGAGCCGGAACCTCCGTCTCCGCCGAGGAGCAGCGCGCCGCCGCCCGCTTCTGGACGACGGACCGGCTGCGCGCCGCCCAGGACGTCACCGCCCTGCCCGCCGCCCGCACCGCGAAACTCGCGACCGCCCCGCCCACGACGGGCGAGCGGGTGAGTGTGCCCCCGCTGCCGGGTCCCGTCGCGTCCACCTCCGCGCCCTCGACCCGGGCCACCTCCCCCACCGCCTGGACCGGCGGCGGCCTGATCAGCACCACGGCGGGCAAGGTCTTCTTCCAGAACGACTCCGGCGGCACCTTCGCCTGCTCGGCCACCGTCGCCAACAGCGACAACCGGTCCGTCGTGCTCACCGCCGGCCACTGCGTCGTGGACGCGGCCACCGGCACGGGCTACCGCAATTGGGTCTTCATCCCGGGCTACAACAACGGCAACCGCCCCTACGGCACCTTCTCCGCCCGCAGTCTGTTCTGGGAGCCCCAGTACGTCTCCACGCGGGGCAACGCCAACTGGGACTACGCCTTCGCCGTCATGAACACGTTGAACGGCCGGACCCTGGCCGAGACCGTGGGCGCGCAGGGCATCGCCTTCAACTCGCAGACCGGCCGCCATGTCCACTCCTTCGGCTACGGAGGCTCCGCCGCCGAGGGCAACGGCGAGCGGCTGAACCACTGCGAGGGCAATGAGTTCGCCGACGCGGGTCGCCCCGGCTCCACGATGTGGGGCATCGACTGCGTCCAGACCGGAGGGTCCAGCGGCGGCGGTTTCCTCGCCGACTTCTCGGGCGGCGGGGGCTATCTGATCGGCAACATCAGCGTCAGCGCCGGTGCGAACGAATACCACCCGACGCTGGGCAACGAGGCCCTCGACCTCTACCGGCGGGCGGGCGCCGCCTAG
- a CDS encoding glycosyl transferase, whose protein sequence is MVKLSVIVPFYNVQTYAPDTLRSLRANAREDFEFILVDDCATDGTPEILERAERDLPGAVYVRHEKNGGLATARNTGLDNSTGEYITFLDGDDWLAPGYYEQMLAAIEDLGCDFVRTDHVQCTARARSITRVPHGRRNVVMNPRDAILPADRSTSVDYPYAWAGMYHRRLADEGLLHFTHGLRTAEDRPWIWRLHREARSFAVLGVHGVFYRRGVSSSLTQIGDVRQLDFIRAFDQVIEETARDRDADALLPKAVRTYCAIISHHLGNIERFEPQVARKLRSMSAAAMKRMPQDVLKDALDSMDYERAARLRRVKRRPAGAEVAA, encoded by the coding sequence GTGGTTAAGCTCTCCGTCATCGTGCCGTTCTACAACGTGCAGACCTATGCCCCCGACACGCTCAGAAGTCTGCGCGCGAACGCGCGTGAGGACTTCGAATTCATTCTCGTCGACGACTGTGCCACCGACGGGACGCCGGAGATCCTGGAGCGCGCCGAACGCGACCTTCCGGGGGCCGTCTACGTGCGGCACGAGAAGAACGGTGGGCTGGCCACCGCCCGGAACACCGGCCTGGACAACTCCACCGGCGAGTACATCACCTTCCTCGACGGCGACGACTGGCTCGCCCCCGGCTACTACGAGCAAATGCTCGCGGCGATCGAGGACTTGGGGTGCGACTTCGTCCGCACCGACCATGTCCAGTGCACCGCCCGAGCCCGCTCGATCACCCGGGTGCCGCACGGCCGTCGCAATGTGGTGATGAACCCGCGGGACGCGATCCTCCCGGCCGACCGCTCCACCTCCGTCGACTACCCCTATGCCTGGGCGGGCATGTACCACCGCCGCCTGGCCGACGAGGGGCTGCTGCACTTCACCCACGGGCTGCGCACCGCCGAGGACCGGCCCTGGATCTGGCGGCTGCACCGCGAGGCCCGCAGCTTCGCCGTCCTCGGCGTGCACGGAGTGTTCTACCGGCGGGGGGTCTCCTCCTCGCTCACCCAGATCGGGGATGTGCGGCAGCTCGACTTCATTCGCGCATTCGACCAGGTCATCGAGGAAACCGCGCGGGACCGCGACGCCGACGCCCTGCTGCCGAAGGCCGTCCGCACTTACTGCGCGATCATTTCCCACCACCTGGGCAACATCGAGAGATTCGAACCACAAGTGGCCCGCAAACTCCGATCCATGTCGGCGGCGGCGATGAAACGCATGCCCCAGGACGTATTGAAGGACGCACTGGATTCCATGGACTACGAGCGCGCCGCACGCCTGCGGCGAGTCAAGCGCCGGCCCGCCGGGGCGGAGGTGGCGGCCTGA
- a CDS encoding zinc-binding alcohol dehydrogenase, with translation MVLGCVIHGQGDLRIEELPEPEPAPGQALVAIRYGGICGSDLHYHRHGGVGDFRLQEPMVLGHEVVGTVVAYGEGATGPAVGTPVAVHPATPCGVCPECSDGRANVCRDTRYLGSAARTPHVQGGFASQIAVPAAQLRVLPEGLEPRRAALAEPLAVALHAVRRAGAVKGRHVLVTGAGPIGCLTVAAARAAGAATITATDLLPRALEFAAAAGATARVRADDPDDPNWPSDEMDVAIEASGVAAGLDTCLRRVRRGGVVVQLGMLPPGQSPFAGNLLVAREIELRGALRFHAEFDDALRLLAAEPSFDALISGVRPAREAVEAFGQAADRGQSCKVLLDFAD, from the coding sequence ATGGTGCTGGGCTGTGTGATCCACGGACAGGGTGATCTGCGGATCGAGGAACTCCCCGAGCCGGAACCGGCGCCAGGGCAGGCGCTCGTGGCGATCCGGTACGGCGGGATCTGCGGGTCGGATCTCCACTACCACCGGCACGGCGGGGTGGGCGACTTCCGGCTCCAGGAGCCGATGGTGCTCGGGCACGAGGTCGTCGGCACGGTCGTGGCGTACGGCGAGGGCGCGACCGGACCCGCGGTCGGCACCCCGGTCGCCGTCCACCCGGCCACGCCGTGCGGGGTGTGCCCGGAGTGCTCCGACGGCCGCGCCAACGTCTGCCGCGACACCCGCTATCTGGGCAGCGCCGCGCGCACCCCGCATGTCCAGGGCGGCTTCGCCTCCCAGATCGCCGTCCCGGCGGCGCAGCTCCGGGTCCTCCCCGAGGGGCTGGAGCCGCGCCGGGCCGCGCTCGCCGAACCGCTGGCCGTGGCGCTGCACGCGGTGCGGCGGGCGGGCGCGGTGAAGGGCCGCCATGTGCTGGTCACCGGCGCCGGTCCGATCGGCTGTCTGACCGTCGCGGCGGCCCGCGCGGCGGGCGCGGCGACCATCACGGCGACCGATCTGCTGCCCCGCGCCCTGGAGTTCGCGGCGGCGGCCGGGGCGACGGCTCGCGTACGGGCCGACGATCCGGACGACCCGAACTGGCCCTCGGACGAGATGGACGTCGCGATCGAGGCGTCGGGCGTTGCGGCTGGGCTCGACACCTGCTTGCGCCGGGTGCGGCGCGGGGGTGTGGTGGTGCAGCTCGGCATGCTGCCGCCCGGGCAGAGCCCGTTCGCCGGAAACCTGCTGGTCGCCCGGGAGATCGAGCTGCGCGGCGCGCTCCGCTTCCACGCCGAGTTCGACGACGCGTTGCGGCTGTTGGCGGCCGAGCCGTCGTTCGACGCGCTGATCAGCGGGGTGCGGCCGGCGCGGGAGGCGGTGGAGGCGTTCGGCCAGGCCGCCGACCGCGGCCAGTCGTGCAAGGTGCTGTTGGACTTCGCCGACTGA
- a CDS encoding phosphotransferase, translated as MSASAMHADERPIDVALVRRLLAAQFPRWAELPIERFASSGTVNALFRLGGDLAVRLPRIAGGAGDVEREHHWLPRLAPALPVPIPAVLGKGVPGDGFPWPWTVHRWLDGENPQEGRVARPGRLAADLAEFIVALRRIEPADGPPAYRGGPLREVDEETRTAIGLLHGTIDTGAATAAWEEALAAPGWDGPPVWVHSDLMPGNLLVTDGRLSAVIDFGTAGVGDPACDLIPVWNLLPASVREDFRSALGADDATWARGRGWALSMALIQLPYYRDTNPTMAANARHVIHEVLSAMSATSRAPLAAETGEGSL; from the coding sequence ATGAGCGCGAGCGCGATGCATGCCGACGAACGGCCCATCGATGTGGCTCTCGTACGGCGGCTGCTCGCCGCGCAGTTCCCCCGGTGGGCGGAGTTGCCCATCGAGCGGTTCGCCTCGTCGGGCACCGTCAATGCCCTGTTCCGGCTCGGCGGCGACCTCGCCGTACGGCTGCCGCGGATCGCGGGTGGGGCCGGGGACGTGGAGCGGGAGCACCACTGGCTGCCGCGGCTCGCCCCCGCGTTGCCGGTTCCCATTCCCGCGGTGCTCGGCAAGGGCGTGCCGGGGGACGGTTTCCCCTGGCCGTGGACGGTCCATCGGTGGCTCGACGGGGAGAATCCGCAGGAGGGGCGCGTCGCAAGGCCCGGACGGCTCGCTGCCGATCTCGCGGAGTTCATCGTCGCCCTGCGCCGGATCGAGCCCGCGGACGGGCCGCCCGCCTACCGGGGCGGACCGCTGCGGGAGGTCGACGAGGAGACCCGGACCGCGATCGGCCTCCTGCACGGCACGATCGACACCGGGGCGGCTACCGCGGCGTGGGAGGAGGCGCTGGCGGCGCCCGGGTGGGACGGGCCGCCGGTGTGGGTGCACTCCGATCTGATGCCGGGCAATCTGCTGGTCACCGACGGGCGGCTGAGCGCCGTCATCGACTTCGGGACCGCCGGGGTGGGCGACCCGGCCTGCGATCTGATCCCGGTCTGGAATCTGCTCCCGGCGTCGGTGCGGGAGGACTTCCGCTCCGCGCTCGGCGCGGACGACGCCACCTGGGCCCGGGGCCGGGGCTGGGCCCTGAGCATGGCGCTCATTCAGCTCCCGTACTACCGCGACACCAATCCGACGATGGCGGCCAACGCACGCCATGTGATCCATGAGGTGCTGTCGGCAATGTCAGCGACGAGCAGGGCTCCCCTCGCCGCCGAAACCGGCGAGGGGAGCCTCTGA
- a CDS encoding N-acetylneuraminate synthase — protein MSSNSRLRTLGAKTAGPGHPVYVTGEIGINHNGDLENAFKLIDAAAEAGCDAVKFQKRTPEICTPRDQWDIERDTPWGRMTYIDYRHRVEFGEAEYTAISEHCKKRGIDWFASPWDTEAVAFLEKFDVPAHKVASASLTDDELLRALRATGRTVILSTGMSTPKQIRHAVEVLGSDNILLCHATSTYPAKAEELNLRVINTLQAEYPNVPIGYSGHETGLQTTLAAVALGAAFVERHITLDRAMWGSDQAASVEPQGLTRLVRDIRTIEDSLGDGVKKVYESELGPMKKLRRVAGVVAESDSADREPAAV, from the coding sequence GTGAGTTCCAACTCTCGCCTCCGCACCCTCGGCGCGAAGACCGCCGGACCCGGCCACCCGGTCTATGTCACCGGTGAGATCGGTATCAACCACAACGGCGACCTGGAGAACGCGTTCAAGCTGATCGACGCTGCCGCCGAGGCCGGCTGTGACGCGGTCAAGTTCCAGAAGCGAACCCCGGAGATCTGCACCCCCCGCGACCAGTGGGACATCGAGCGTGACACCCCCTGGGGCCGGATGACCTACATCGACTACCGCCACCGCGTGGAGTTCGGCGAGGCCGAGTACACCGCCATCTCCGAGCACTGCAAGAAGCGCGGCATCGACTGGTTCGCCTCCCCGTGGGACACCGAGGCCGTCGCCTTCCTGGAGAAGTTCGACGTCCCGGCGCACAAGGTGGCCTCGGCCTCGCTGACCGACGACGAGCTGCTGCGCGCCCTGCGGGCGACCGGCCGCACCGTCATCCTGTCGACGGGCATGTCGACCCCCAAGCAGATCCGCCACGCGGTGGAGGTGCTGGGCAGCGACAACATCCTGCTGTGCCACGCCACCTCCACGTACCCGGCCAAGGCCGAGGAGCTCAACCTGCGCGTGATCAACACGCTGCAGGCCGAGTACCCCAACGTGCCGATCGGCTACTCCGGCCACGAGACCGGTCTGCAGACCACGCTGGCCGCCGTCGCGCTGGGTGCCGCGTTCGTCGAGCGCCACATCACCCTCGACCGCGCCATGTGGGGCTCGGACCAGGCCGCCTCCGTCGAGCCGCAGGGCCTGACGCGGCTGGTCCGGGACATCCGCACCATCGAGGACTCCCTCGGTGACGGCGTCAAGAAGGTCTACGAGAGCGAGCTCGGCCCGATGAAGAAGCTCCGCCGTGTCGCGGGCGTCGTCGCCGAGTCCGACTCCGCCGACCGCGAGCCCGCCGCGGTCTGA
- a CDS encoding L-carnitine dehydratase/bile acid-inducible protein F, whose protein sequence is MTRSDAPPDPATAHAWTALGGDPALLGNVAYRAVSGGLPARLPVAELARATVGVCSLAAAELGARRSGGAVPAIRVDEGAVATAFVSERHLRIDGRKPTNFAPLSGFWRAADGWVRTHANYPHHRARLLTALGLSGDSGPDELAAALAARPTRVIQETVYAAGGLAVAVAEPGESEIPLAGLPLIESRRIGEGAPRPLLGPAPFPEAPLPVRGAPSGSVVLPARGVRVLDLTRVIAGPVATRTLALLGADVLRLDSPGLPEDPDAHADTGFGKRSAALDLGAPEDRRTFEALLADADVVVTGYRPGALDRFGLAPDALLERHPGLIVAQLCAWGWSGPWAGRRGFDSLVQAATGIAAFEAHADADGHPGVLPAQALDHGTGYLLAAGVLRGLTERQEVGGGRHLRLSLAGTASWLLHGIAPVPRDGGPAHDPVPWLAETASDQGVLRYARSPVATPDGPLDWARSPGCLGADAPRWL, encoded by the coding sequence ATGACGAGGAGCGACGCACCACCGGACCCGGCCACCGCCCACGCCTGGACCGCCCTCGGCGGCGACCCGGCGCTGCTGGGGAACGTGGCCTACCGCGCGGTGAGCGGGGGATTGCCCGCCCGGCTGCCCGTGGCCGAGCTGGCCCGCGCCACCGTGGGCGTCTGCTCGCTGGCCGCCGCCGAACTGGGCGCGCGGCGCTCCGGCGGGGCCGTTCCGGCGATACGGGTCGACGAGGGCGCCGTGGCCACCGCGTTCGTCAGCGAACGGCATCTTCGTATCGACGGCCGGAAGCCCACCAACTTCGCCCCGCTGTCCGGCTTTTGGCGCGCGGCTGATGGCTGGGTCCGTACGCACGCCAACTACCCGCACCACCGCGCCCGGCTGCTCACCGCCCTCGGCCTGTCCGGCGACAGCGGGCCGGACGAGCTCGCGGCGGCGCTCGCGGCCCGCCCCACCCGGGTGATCCAGGAGACCGTCTACGCGGCGGGCGGGCTGGCCGTGGCCGTGGCGGAGCCCGGCGAGAGCGAGATTCCGCTCGCCGGGCTGCCGTTGATCGAGTCCCGGCGGATTGGGGAGGGCGCCCCGCGCCCGCTCCTGGGCCCGGCCCCGTTCCCGGAGGCGCCCCTGCCTGTCCGCGGGGCCCCGTCCGGCAGCGTTGTGCTGCCCGCGCGCGGCGTGCGCGTGCTCGATCTGACCCGGGTCATCGCCGGGCCGGTGGCCACCCGCACCCTGGCCCTGCTGGGCGCCGATGTGCTGCGCCTCGACTCCCCGGGGCTGCCCGAGGACCCGGACGCACACGCCGACACCGGCTTCGGTAAGCGCTCCGCCGCACTCGACCTCGGCGCGCCCGAGGACCGTCGGACCTTCGAGGCGCTGCTCGCCGACGCCGATGTGGTGGTCACCGGCTACCGCCCCGGTGCGCTCGACCGCTTCGGCCTCGCCCCGGACGCCCTGCTGGAGCGCCACCCCGGGCTGATCGTCGCCCAGCTGTGCGCATGGGGCTGGTCGGGGCCCTGGGCCGGGCGGCGCGGTTTCGACAGTCTGGTCCAGGCGGCGACCGGGATCGCCGCGTTTGAGGCGCACGCCGACGCCGACGGTCATCCCGGTGTGCTGCCCGCCCAGGCGCTTGATCACGGCACTGGTTATCTGCTGGCGGCGGGGGTGCTGCGGGGGCTGACGGAGCGGCAGGAGGTGGGTGGCGGGCGCCATCTGCGGCTTTCGCTTGCGGGCACGGCGTCCTGGCTCTTGCACGGCATCGCTCCCGTGCCCCGGGACGGCGGTCCCGCCCATGACCCCGTGCCCTGGCTGGCCGAGACCGCCTCCGACCAGGGAGTTTTGCGCTACGCCCGCTCGCCGGTCGCTACCCCGGACGGCCCACTGGACTGGGCCCGCTCACCCGGTTGCCTGGGCGCCGACGCCCCGCGCTGGCTCTGA
- a CDS encoding gluconate 5-dehydrogenase, whose product MTTHPLFDIADRTALVTGSSRGIGHALARGLVEAGCTVVLNGRDPHALEKAAAELGGADAGVHTAAFDVTDGPAVAAGIAEVEERVGPLDILVNNAGMQNRAPLLEFTDDAWRQILDTNLTSAFLVGRETARRMTTRGHGKIVNICSLQSEVVRPGIAPYSATKGALKMLTKGMCADWGRYGIQVNGLGPGYIETELTRPLVEDEEFSAWVRGRTPAGRWGRTEDLVGALLYLASPAADFVSGQILYVDGGMTSVL is encoded by the coding sequence ATGACGACACATCCGCTCTTCGACATCGCGGACCGCACCGCGCTGGTCACCGGCTCCAGCCGGGGCATCGGCCACGCCCTCGCGCGCGGTCTGGTGGAGGCCGGCTGCACGGTGGTGCTCAACGGGCGCGATCCGCACGCCCTCGAGAAGGCCGCCGCCGAGCTCGGCGGCGCCGACGCGGGGGTGCACACCGCCGCGTTCGACGTCACCGACGGCCCGGCCGTGGCCGCCGGTATCGCCGAGGTGGAGGAGCGGGTGGGCCCGCTCGACATCCTGGTCAACAACGCCGGGATGCAGAACCGGGCGCCGCTGCTGGAGTTCACCGACGACGCCTGGCGGCAGATCCTGGACACCAACCTCACCAGCGCCTTCCTGGTGGGCCGGGAGACCGCCCGGCGGATGACCACACGCGGCCACGGCAAGATCGTCAACATCTGCTCACTGCAGAGCGAGGTGGTCCGCCCCGGAATCGCCCCCTACTCGGCGACCAAGGGCGCACTGAAGATGCTCACCAAGGGCATGTGCGCGGACTGGGGCCGGTACGGGATCCAGGTCAACGGGCTCGGCCCCGGCTATATCGAGACCGAGCTGACCCGGCCGCTGGTCGAGGACGAGGAGTTCAGCGCCTGGGTGCGCGGACGGACCCCGGCCGGGCGCTGGGGCCGCACCGAGGACCTGGTCGGCGCGCTGCTCTATCTCGCCTCCCCCGCCGCGGACTTCGTGAGCGGACAGATCCTGTACGTCGACGGCGGCATGACGAGCGTGCTCTGA
- a CDS encoding transferase, translating to MTAPSPCVLAVIPARGGSKGVPAKNLAAVGGVPLVVRAVMECRASRLVTDVVVSTDDAGIAAAARGAGAVVIQRPTDIAGDTATSEAAVIHAMDAYEASHDTTVDVVLLVQCTSPFIIREDIDGVAAAVAEKGADTALTVAPFHGFVWREGEDPAADGGDGVNHDKSYRPRRQDRPQDFLETGAAYAMDARGFREAGHRFFGRTDLVRTDPARVLEIDDPHDLARARALAPLLDAERPGALPTREDIDAVVLDFDGTQTDDRVLVDSEGRELVAVHRGDGLGIAALRRAELALLILSTEKNPVVAARARKLQVPVLHGIDRKDLALKQWCEEQGIAPERVLYVGNDVNDLACFGLVGWPVAVATAHEIVRGAARAVTSTPGGDGAIREIASWLLGKELS from the coding sequence ATGACCGCCCCGAGCCCATGTGTGCTCGCTGTGATCCCCGCCCGCGGCGGGTCGAAGGGCGTCCCCGCGAAGAACCTCGCCGCCGTGGGAGGCGTGCCGCTGGTCGTTCGCGCCGTCATGGAGTGCCGGGCCAGCCGGCTGGTGACCGACGTGGTCGTCTCCACCGACGACGCCGGGATCGCCGCCGCCGCCCGCGGTGCGGGCGCCGTGGTCATCCAGCGGCCCACCGACATCGCCGGTGACACCGCCACCAGCGAGGCCGCGGTGATCCACGCCATGGACGCGTACGAGGCGTCGCACGACACCACCGTGGACGTGGTCCTCCTCGTGCAGTGCACCAGCCCGTTCATCATCCGCGAGGACATCGACGGAGTGGCCGCGGCGGTCGCCGAGAAGGGCGCCGACACCGCCCTGACCGTGGCCCCCTTCCACGGCTTCGTCTGGCGCGAGGGCGAGGACCCCGCGGCGGACGGCGGCGACGGCGTCAACCACGACAAGTCCTACCGTCCGCGCCGCCAGGACCGCCCCCAGGACTTCCTGGAGACCGGCGCCGCCTACGCGATGGACGCCCGCGGCTTCCGCGAGGCCGGGCACCGCTTCTTCGGCCGCACCGACCTGGTGCGCACCGACCCCGCCCGGGTGCTGGAGATCGACGATCCGCACGATCTGGCCCGCGCCCGCGCGCTGGCCCCGCTGCTCGACGCCGAGCGGCCGGGCGCCCTCCCCACCCGCGAGGACATCGACGCGGTGGTACTCGACTTCGACGGCACCCAGACCGACGACAGGGTGCTGGTCGACTCCGAAGGACGCGAACTCGTGGCCGTGCACCGCGGCGACGGGCTCGGGATCGCCGCCCTGCGCCGCGCTGAGCTGGCGCTGTTGATCCTGTCCACGGAAAAGAACCCGGTCGTCGCCGCACGGGCTCGCAAACTCCAGGTCCCCGTGCTCCACGGCATCGACCGAAAAGATCTCGCACTGAAGCAGTGGTGCGAGGAGCAGGGCATCGCGCCGGAGCGCGTGCTCTACGTCGGCAACGACGTCAACGACTTGGCCTGCTTCGGCCTCGTCGGCTGGCCGGTCGCGGTGGCCACCGCGCACGAGATCGTGCGCGGGGCCGCACGCGCAGTCACTTCCACACCCGGAGGGGACGGAGCGATTCGGGAGATCGCTTCGTGGCTCCTCGGAAAGGAACTGTCTTAA
- a CDS encoding amidohydrolase, with the protein MSLDATDATPAEAPALPGTLPDELRAELIAFRRDVHMHPELGNCEFRTTAAIKARLEQAGLEPRVLPSGTGLICDIGPRDGVAPLLALRADIDGLPIPDTKTVDYRSTIADRAHACGHDVHTTVVLGAGLVLAELAREGRLARPVRLLFQPAEEVLPGGAADAIEEGVLDGVGRILALHCDPKVEVGRIGLRVGPITSACDRLEISLDGPGGHTARPHLTTDLVTATAKVITEVPALLARRVDARSGLAVTWGRVESGHACNVIPQHAELSATVRCLDLPAWREAPDLVHAAVDEIATLHRAKSEINYIRGVPPVVNEASSAELLRDAMIARRGAHAVEDTEQSLGGEDFSWYLERVPGAMARLGVRTVGDTTRRDLHAGDFDVDEDAIAVGVELFTAAALLA; encoded by the coding sequence ATGTCCCTCGATGCGACCGATGCCACACCCGCCGAAGCGCCGGCCCTGCCCGGCACGCTCCCCGACGAGCTGCGTGCCGAACTCATCGCCTTCCGGCGCGATGTACATATGCACCCCGAGCTCGGCAACTGTGAGTTCCGCACCACCGCCGCGATCAAGGCGCGGCTGGAGCAGGCGGGACTGGAGCCGCGGGTGCTGCCCTCGGGCACCGGCCTCATCTGTGACATCGGCCCGCGCGATGGCGTGGCGCCCCTGCTGGCGCTGCGCGCGGACATCGACGGACTGCCCATCCCCGACACCAAGACGGTCGACTACCGCTCGACCATCGCCGACCGCGCCCACGCCTGCGGCCACGATGTGCACACCACCGTGGTGCTCGGCGCCGGTCTGGTCCTGGCCGAGCTGGCCCGCGAGGGGCGGCTGGCACGTCCGGTGCGGCTGCTGTTCCAGCCCGCCGAGGAGGTGCTGCCCGGCGGCGCGGCCGACGCGATCGAGGAGGGCGTGCTGGACGGCGTCGGCCGGATCCTGGCGCTGCACTGCGACCCGAAGGTCGAGGTCGGCCGGATCGGGCTGCGCGTCGGGCCGATCACCTCGGCCTGCGACCGGCTGGAGATCTCGCTGGACGGGCCGGGCGGCCACACCGCGCGCCCCCATCTGACCACCGACCTGGTGACCGCCACCGCCAAGGTGATCACCGAGGTGCCCGCGCTGCTGGCCCGCCGGGTCGACGCCCGTTCGGGCCTGGCCGTCACCTGGGGCCGGGTGGAGTCGGGCCACGCCTGCAACGTGATCCCGCAGCACGCCGAGCTGTCCGCCACGGTCCGCTGCCTGGACCTGCCCGCCTGGCGGGAGGCGCCCGACCTGGTCCATGCCGCGGTGGACGAGATCGCCACCCTGCACCGCGCCAAGTCGGAGATCAACTACATCCGCGGAGTCCCGCCGGTGGTCAACGAGGCGAGCTCCGCCGAGCTGCTGCGGGACGCCATGATCGCCCGCCGCGGCGCGCACGCGGTCGAGGACACCGAACAGTCGCTGGGCGGCGAGGACTTCTCCTGGTACCTGGAGCGGGTGCCCGGCGCGATGGCCCGGCTGGGCGTGCGTACGGTCGGCGACACCACCCGGCGCGACCTCCACGCGGGCGACTTCGATGTGGACGAGGACGCCATCGCGGTGGGCGTGGAGCTGTTCACGGCGGCGGCTCTGCTCGCCTGA
- a CDS encoding acyltransferase, producing MSAPPAPDAGPISTAAATAPTPTPPRAPDPALERSAERTAKAAARGGGHPVRLRALDGLRLLAALMVAAYHYGGRDGEIAQAWGSSPRVQFPTLSSTFAYGCLGVQIFFVISGFVICMSGWGRPLRSFFASRVSRLYPAYWVAIILVTAVFALPWVTYKAVSPSDALVNLTMLQQPLGVDRVLGVCWTLWAELRFYALFALFVVLPGATRHRVVLFCAVWTLGSAFAEAANLPLLDVVLMPEYSSYFIGGMGIYLLHRFGHDALSWGIIGISFLIGQHYAIRDLWHPANIDAFSYRSAAAIIGVVAFGYVAVTLIALGKLNWANWRWLTVAGALTYPFYLVHEHLGWVVVWVLHQKLGIPSYGTFALTVLVMLGLAWLLYRFVEQKLTPVIKRSLTTVRL from the coding sequence ATGAGCGCGCCGCCCGCTCCCGACGCCGGGCCGATATCCACCGCGGCGGCGACGGCTCCCACGCCGACGCCGCCGCGTGCCCCCGATCCCGCTCTGGAGCGATCCGCCGAGCGCACCGCGAAGGCGGCCGCGCGCGGCGGCGGCCATCCGGTGCGGCTGCGGGCGCTGGACGGGCTGCGGCTGCTCGCCGCGCTCATGGTGGCCGCGTACCACTACGGCGGGCGCGACGGTGAGATAGCCCAGGCGTGGGGCTCCTCGCCCCGCGTCCAGTTCCCCACCCTCTCCAGCACCTTCGCCTACGGCTGTCTGGGCGTCCAGATCTTCTTCGTCATCAGCGGCTTCGTCATCTGCATGAGCGGATGGGGACGGCCGCTGCGCTCGTTCTTCGCCTCGCGCGTCTCCCGCCTCTACCCCGCCTACTGGGTCGCGATCATCCTGGTGACCGCCGTCTTCGCGCTCCCCTGGGTCACCTACAAGGCGGTGTCGCCCAGCGACGCGCTGGTCAACCTCACCATGCTGCAGCAGCCGCTCGGGGTGGACCGGGTGCTGGGCGTGTGCTGGACCCTCTGGGCCGAGCTGCGGTTCTACGCCCTCTTCGCGCTGTTCGTGGTGCTGCCGGGCGCGACCCGGCATCGAGTGGTGCTCTTCTGCGCCGTCTGGACGCTGGGCTCGGCGTTCGCCGAGGCCGCGAACCTGCCGCTGCTGGACGTCGTCCTGATGCCGGAGTACTCCTCGTACTTCATCGGCGGCATGGGCATCTATCTGCTCCACCGCTTCGGCCACGACGCCCTGTCCTGGGGCATCATCGGGATCAGCTTCCTGATCGGCCAGCACTACGCGATCCGCGATCTGTGGCACCCGGCCAACATCGACGCGTTCTCCTACCGCTCGGCCGCCGCCATCATCGGCGTGGTCGCCTTCGGCTATGTGGCGGTGACGCTGATCGCGCTCGGCAAGCTGAACTGGGCGAACTGGCGCTGGCTGACCGTGGCGGGCGCCCTGACCTACCCGTTCTACCTGGTCCATGAGCATCTGGGCTGGGTCGTCGTCTGGGTCCTCCACCAGAAGCTGGGCATCCCCTCCTACGGGACGTTCGCCCTGACCGTACTGGTGATGCTGGGCCTCGCCTGGCTGCTCTACCGCTTCGTCGAACAGAAGCTCACCCCGGTGATCAAGCGCTCGCTGACCACGGTCCGGCTGTAA